The Kluyvera intermedia genome includes the window AATATCCACACGGGAATAATGTTTAAAAGGATGAAGGTAATAACGTGTACCTTCATCCTTTAATGTTTATCGACGGCTCAGGCTGCCACGATGGTAAAGATTACGACGAATACGGCTGAGGCCCGGTTTTGGCTTACGAGGTTCGTCAAGACTTGCCAGTACAATCTCCAGCACACGCTCCGCAACATCACGGTGGCGCTGGGCTACGGCCAGCACTGGGCATTGTAAGAAGTCGAGCAACTCGTTATCGCCAAAGGTGGCAATGGCTAAATCGGTCGGCAGCTTACCTTCACGACGCAGCGTAACATCCATCACCCCTTGTAATAGCGCAAAGGAGGTAGTGAATAACGCCTGTGGCATAGGATGAGTCTCAAGCCATTTTTCAAACAGCGCCGCCGCAGCTTCGCGTTCATAACTATTGGCATAGAGGAAATGCACTTCTCGCGGATCCTCTTTCCAGGCCGTACGGAACCCCTGCTCACGCAGATAGCTGACCGACAGCTCCGGCAACGCGCCGAGATAAAGCACCGTTTCCGCCGGGAAGGTACGCAACTCAGCGGCGAGCATTTCAGCATCGTCCTGATCGGCGCCCACTACGCTTGTGAAGTGTTCACGGTCGAGTGCGCGGTCAAGCGCAACAATCGGGAACGAGTCATTAGCCCAGCGTTGGTAGAACGGATGTTCTGGTGGCAGAGAGGTTGAGACAATAATGGCATCCACCTGACGTTGCAGCAGATGCTCAATACAGCGCATTTCGTTATCCGGCTGATCTTCAGAACAGGCGATCAACAGCTGATAACCACGCTGACGAGCCTGACGCTCAAGATAGTTGGCGATGCGCGTATAGCTGGTATTTTCCAGATCCGGAATCACTAATCCGATGGAACGCGTACGTCCTGCACGCAGGCCGGCGGCAACCGCGTTAGGATGGTAGTTGTGCTCACGCACCACGGCCATCACTTTTTCGACAGTCTTGTCGCTTACACGGTACTGCTTCGCTTTGCCGTTAATCACATAGCTGGCGGTGGTTCGGGAAACACCGGCAAGCCTGGCGATCTCATCCAGTTTCACAATTGCCCCTTGCTTTATAAGTATAATCCGTAACATCTAAACGCAGAATGATCTCATCGGCAATAGCTTTTCGTCGCACTTACTGCGGGTTTCGCAAAAAAAAGCCCGACATCGGGGTCAGGCTACGATAAAGCGATGAGATCCAGCCTAGCGCATAATCTTGTCGCCACGCGACAATCCCACCACACCTGAACGTGCCACTTCAACAATTCGGGCAACGTCACGCAGCGAGGCCAAGAAGGCGTCCAGTTTATCACTGGTGCCCACCAGTTGTACGGTATAGAGCGATGGCGTGACATCAATAATCTGCCCACGGAAAATTTCCGTGTTGCGTTTAACCTCATCGCGACCATAACCGCTGGCCTGAACCTTCACCAGCATGATT containing:
- the cra gene encoding catabolite repressor/activator, which encodes MKLDEIARLAGVSRTTASYVINGKAKQYRVSDKTVEKVMAVVREHNYHPNAVAAGLRAGRTRSIGLVIPDLENTSYTRIANYLERQARQRGYQLLIACSEDQPDNEMRCIEHLLQRQVDAIIVSTSLPPEHPFYQRWANDSFPIVALDRALDREHFTSVVGADQDDAEMLAAELRTFPAETVLYLGALPELSVSYLREQGFRTAWKEDPREVHFLYANSYEREAAAALFEKWLETHPMPQALFTTSFALLQGVMDVTLRREGKLPTDLAIATFGDNELLDFLQCPVLAVAQRHRDVAERVLEIVLASLDEPRKPKPGLSRIRRNLYHRGSLSRR